In Mechercharimyces sp. CAU 1602, the genomic window AAGCAGATGAGGTAGGAGGGGTGATGCACTGTTTTGGTGGTGATCAAACGATCGCTAAACAATGCCTCGAACTTAACTTTTATATTGGGTTAGGGGGACCTGTTACTTTTAAAAACGCTACCCTCCCGAAAGAGATTGCAGCTATGGTTCCACTCGACCGCCTGGTGGTGGAGACGGATTGCCCTTACCTTGCTCCCCATCCTTTTCGCGGAAAGCGAAACGAATCTGCTTATGTTGGATTAGTCGCGGAAGCCATTGCCGAAATTCGTGGACTGAGTGTAGAACAACTTCAGCAAGCGACGTACGAGAATGCTTGCCGTCTATTTCGGCTCTCGTAAGAGAAGCTGATCGTAAACAAAGTGGGGACGATGATGGATCAAATGATGAAGGTTGAAGAAGTAATTGTGGTAGAAGGGATGAATGACCGCGTCGCTATCGAGCGAGCTGTTTGTGCGGATACCATTGAAACGAGGGGTTCGGCGCTAGGTGAGGAAGTGATTGCCCGAGTGAAGAAGGCACAGAAGACGCGAGGTGTGATTCTTTTTACCGATCCTGATGGGGCCGGGGAACGAATTCGCCGTATCCTGGCCGATAAAGTTCCTGGGTGTAAGCATGCATTTTTACCAAGGAATCAGGCGCGTGGAAAAGGAAAGATTGGGGTGGAGCACGCCAGCCCTACGGCGATACGTGCGGCGTTACAGGATGTGAGGTCAGAGCTGGATACCACTTTGCCCAATTCGGATATTACTTGGGCTGAGTTTATCGATGCTGGAATGGTGGGTGGAGCGGAAGCGCGGCAATTGAGAGAGAAGATGGGACAGTTATTAGGAATCGGATATGGCAATGCCAAACAGTTTTATCGGCGATTGCATTTATTTCGTATACAGAGGGATGAGTGGGCGCAAGCCCTACATCAAGTGAGGGAAGGTTGAATAGAATGGAAGAAAGAACGGTCACAAGGCGCACGCGCGAACTATTAAAAAAGCACAATCTCCGTTTAAAGAGAAGTTTAGGACAAAATTTCATCACAGAAGATTGGGTGCTCGATCGGATTGTGGAGGCGGCTTCTCTTGATCGTCAGACAGGTGTACTTGAAATAGGACCTGGTATCGGAGCTTTGACAGAACGCATTGCAGAAGAGGCGGGTTGGGTAACAGCGATTGAAACGGATTCCCGTCTAATTCCGGTATTAGAGGATCAATTCGCTACCACAGGGCATGTTCATATTGTCGAGGGGGATGCCTTGCAACTCGATTTGCAATCGATCGTAAAGGAACATATGGCTTCAGCAGAGCGCTATTGTGTAGTTGCCAATCTTCCCTACTACATTACCTCCCCTTTGATTATGCGCCTGCTGGAGGGAGGACTTCCACTAGAGCGGATTGTAATTATGATTCAAAAAGAGGTAGCAGAACGAATAATGGCAGATCCAGGTGGGAAGGATTATGGTATGTTATCCATTGCTGTCCAATATTATGCTATCCCGCATTGGGTGACCAAAGTACCGAATCACGTGTTTGTACCGCGGCCGGATGTGGATTCTGCTGTTATTCAGTTGGAAGTTAGAGGGAAACCAGCAGTGGACGTGATAGACGAATCTTTATTCTTCCAGGTGGTACGAGCTGCCTTTGCTAAACGTCGTAAGACATTGTTAAATAGCATTTCTACTTCTCTTCCGAAAAAAATGTCGAAAGAGGATGTAAGGTCTGCGCTTGAGCAGGCAGGAATAGAACCTAACCGTCGTGGAGAAACATGCTCATTAGCTGAGTTTGCGCGCTTGACGGACGCTCTTGCTGATTTTGGCATGTAGATATCTTTTTCTTTTTGTCGAAGGGATCGTTACATGTGATGTCGAATCTATGTAAAGTTAGATGAGGC contains:
- the rnmV gene encoding ribonuclease M5; its protein translation is MKVEEVIVVEGMNDRVAIERAVCADTIETRGSALGEEVIARVKKAQKTRGVILFTDPDGAGERIRRILADKVPGCKHAFLPRNQARGKGKIGVEHASPTAIRAALQDVRSELDTTLPNSDITWAEFIDAGMVGGAEARQLREKMGQLLGIGYGNAKQFYRRLHLFRIQRDEWAQALHQVREG
- the rsmA gene encoding 16S rRNA (adenine(1518)-N(6)/adenine(1519)-N(6))-dimethyltransferase RsmA, with protein sequence MNRMEERTVTRRTRELLKKHNLRLKRSLGQNFITEDWVLDRIVEAASLDRQTGVLEIGPGIGALTERIAEEAGWVTAIETDSRLIPVLEDQFATTGHVHIVEGDALQLDLQSIVKEHMASAERYCVVANLPYYITSPLIMRLLEGGLPLERIVIMIQKEVAERIMADPGGKDYGMLSIAVQYYAIPHWVTKVPNHVFVPRPDVDSAVIQLEVRGKPAVDVIDESLFFQVVRAAFAKRRKTLLNSISTSLPKKMSKEDVRSALEQAGIEPNRRGETCSLAEFARLTDALADFGM